A single window of Pseudomonas marginalis DNA harbors:
- a CDS encoding PhzF family phenazine biosynthesis protein, which yields MKLDIYQVDAFSQHAFGGNPAAVCPLTEWLPDEQLQHIAAENNLSETAYFVPRDGFYELRWFTPQVEVDLCGHATLATAWVLIHALADAPQVLRFATRSGELRVTRNGDELAMDFPARQPQRCEPPAGMLSALGIESADVFGTDDYIVLVDDEAQVAALTPDFARLKGLPKRGIAVTAKSTRFDFISRWFGPNVGIDEDPVTGSAHTSLAPFWAERLGKSHLTAEQGGQRKGQLHCELQGDRVIISGKAVLYMQGTIYL from the coding sequence GTGAAACTGGACATCTACCAAGTCGACGCCTTCAGCCAACATGCCTTCGGCGGCAACCCTGCCGCGGTGTGCCCGCTTACCGAGTGGCTGCCCGATGAGCAACTGCAGCATATCGCTGCCGAAAACAACCTATCCGAAACCGCCTACTTCGTGCCCCGCGATGGGTTCTACGAGTTGCGCTGGTTTACCCCGCAAGTCGAAGTCGACCTGTGCGGCCATGCCACGCTGGCGACGGCGTGGGTGTTGATTCACGCGCTGGCGGATGCACCCCAGGTGCTGCGCTTTGCCACCCGCAGCGGCGAGCTACGGGTGACGCGCAATGGCGATGAACTGGCGATGGATTTCCCCGCCCGGCAACCACAGCGTTGCGAACCGCCCGCTGGAATGTTGAGTGCCCTGGGGATCGAGAGCGCCGACGTGTTCGGCACCGATGACTACATCGTGCTGGTGGACGACGAAGCCCAGGTCGCCGCGCTGACGCCTGACTTTGCGCGGCTCAAGGGCCTGCCCAAGCGCGGGATTGCAGTCACCGCCAAGAGCACCCGGTTTGATTTCATTTCGCGCTGGTTCGGGCCGAATGTGGGGATCGATGAAGACCCGGTCACCGGCTCGGCACACACCTCGCTGGCACCGTTCTGGGCCGAGCGCCTGGGCAAATCGCACTTGACGGCCGAGCAAGGGGGCCAGCGCAAGGGCCAATTGCACTGCGAGCTGCAGGGCGACCGCGTGATTATTTCCGGCAAGGCAGTGTTGTACATGCAAGGCACGATTTACCTGTAA
- a CDS encoding TonB-dependent siderophore receptor, protein MYFPALNPTHARSILALAVCLACNTAVAVEPAGKPAIREAADTRSFAIARQSLVNALDQLSVQSGLQIAYAADLAQGVESPGVSGRMTALEALAQLLKGTPLSFELNGPNAVILTRTAQPGAALQLGTTTVISNQLGTVTEGTGSYTPGTIATATRLVLTPRETPQSISVVTRQHMDDFALDSVDDVMRHTPGITVSAYDTDRSNYYSRGFSINNFQYDGIPSAVRNVAYSAGNTLSDMAIYDRVEVLKGASGLLSGAGSLGGTINLVRKKPTAEFLGHITTAAGTWDHYRTEVDVSGPLTETGNVRGRAVAAYQDNKSWIDRYSNKSSVFYGILEFDLSPDTLLTVGADYQDSKPKGSTWSGSFPLFNYAGELNNAKRSFSNATDWSSWQQYTRTVFANLEHDLGDGWVTKLQLDHKLNGYDAQMGAIQFYQPAADGTANINAQRYKGETTSDSADLYISGPFNFLGREHDLVVGGSISTAHWKGKGYWDETFPTANLVDYVNWHGNLAKPDWGVASQVTDDTIRQTGMYLTTRWNLSNDLKLLLGGRVVDYTLTGSTDTYRETGRFIPYAGAIYDLTDNLSAYVSYTDVFMPQESYNLDRNRKLIDPDEGENYEVGLKGEFLDGRLNASLAYFEVKESNRSLPDDAYNNQTPTPPNFAFKGTDATTKGYELELSGEIAPGWQLQGGYTHKVVRDDAGKKISTFEPEDQVSMFTIYKLKGELDKVSVGGGLRWQNTVWQDIYNSPKNTTEKFSQESYWVVDLMTRYQFTKNLSTTLNLNNVFDKPYYTNVGFYNSAIYGAPRHFMLTTRWDF, encoded by the coding sequence ATGTACTTTCCAGCACTCAATCCGACCCACGCCCGTAGCATCCTTGCGCTTGCTGTCTGCCTGGCGTGCAACACTGCGGTTGCCGTGGAACCGGCGGGCAAGCCGGCCATTCGTGAAGCAGCAGATACCCGCAGCTTTGCCATAGCGCGTCAGTCGCTGGTCAATGCCCTGGATCAATTGAGTGTGCAGAGTGGGCTGCAAATTGCCTATGCGGCGGACTTGGCCCAAGGCGTCGAGTCGCCTGGCGTCAGCGGCCGCATGACCGCCCTGGAGGCGCTGGCCCAGTTACTCAAAGGCACGCCCCTGAGCTTCGAGCTCAATGGTCCCAACGCGGTCATACTGACCCGCACCGCACAACCCGGCGCGGCCCTGCAACTGGGCACCACCACCGTGATCAGCAACCAACTGGGCACCGTCACCGAAGGCACCGGCTCCTACACCCCGGGCACCATCGCCACGGCCACGCGCCTGGTGCTGACCCCGCGTGAAACGCCGCAGTCCATCAGTGTCGTTACCCGCCAGCACATGGATGACTTCGCCCTTGACAGTGTCGACGACGTGATGCGCCATACCCCTGGCATTACCGTGTCGGCCTACGACACCGACCGTAGCAATTACTACTCGCGCGGTTTTTCGATCAACAATTTCCAGTACGACGGTATTCCCTCAGCCGTACGCAACGTGGCCTATTCGGCGGGCAACACCCTGAGCGACATGGCGATCTATGACCGGGTCGAAGTGCTCAAGGGTGCCTCCGGCCTGCTCAGCGGCGCCGGTTCCCTGGGCGGCACCATCAACCTGGTGCGCAAGAAGCCTACGGCGGAATTTCTCGGCCACATCACCACGGCGGCGGGCACCTGGGATCACTACCGCACGGAAGTGGACGTCAGCGGCCCGCTGACCGAAACCGGCAATGTGCGTGGGCGTGCGGTGGCGGCCTATCAGGACAACAAGTCGTGGATCGACCGCTACTCGAACAAAAGCTCGGTGTTCTACGGCATTCTCGAGTTCGACCTGTCACCCGACACCTTGCTCACCGTGGGCGCCGATTATCAGGACAGCAAACCCAAAGGCTCCACTTGGTCCGGCAGCTTCCCGCTGTTCAACTATGCCGGCGAGTTGAACAATGCCAAGCGCTCCTTCAGCAATGCCACTGATTGGAGCAGTTGGCAGCAATACACCCGCACGGTGTTCGCGAACCTGGAGCACGACCTCGGCGACGGCTGGGTGACCAAACTGCAACTGGACCACAAGCTCAACGGCTACGACGCCCAGATGGGTGCGATCCAGTTCTACCAGCCGGCGGCGGACGGCACTGCCAATATCAACGCCCAGCGCTACAAGGGCGAAACCACCAGCGACTCGGCCGACCTGTATATCAGCGGCCCGTTCAATTTCCTCGGGCGTGAACATGACCTGGTGGTCGGTGGATCCATCAGCACCGCCCACTGGAAGGGCAAGGGCTATTGGGACGAAACCTTCCCCACCGCCAACCTGGTCGACTACGTCAACTGGCATGGCAACCTGGCCAAGCCCGACTGGGGCGTGGCCTCCCAAGTCACCGACGACACCATTCGCCAGACCGGCATGTACCTCACCACCCGCTGGAACCTCAGCAACGACCTGAAACTGTTGCTCGGCGGGCGCGTGGTCGACTACACCCTGACCGGCAGCACCGATACCTACCGTGAAACCGGACGCTTCATTCCCTATGCCGGGGCCATCTATGACCTCACGGACAACCTGTCGGCCTATGTCAGCTACACCGATGTCTTCATGCCCCAGGAAAGCTACAACCTCGACCGTAACCGCAAGTTGATTGACCCGGACGAAGGCGAGAACTATGAAGTGGGCCTCAAGGGTGAGTTCCTCGACGGTCGCCTGAACGCCAGCTTGGCGTACTTCGAGGTGAAGGAAAGCAACCGCTCGCTGCCCGACGATGCGTACAACAACCAGACCCCGACACCGCCCAACTTTGCCTTCAAGGGCACCGACGCGACGACCAAGGGCTACGAACTGGAGCTGTCCGGCGAAATCGCTCCAGGCTGGCAGTTGCAGGGCGGCTACACCCACAAGGTGGTACGCGACGACGCCGGCAAAAAAATCTCGACCTTCGAGCCCGAGGATCAAGTGAGCATGTTCACGATCTACAAGCTCAAGGGCGAGCTGGACAAAGTCAGCGTCGGCGGTGGCCTGCGCTGGCAGAATACGGTGTGGCAGGACATCTACAACAGCCCCAAAAACACCACCGAGAAATTTTCCCAGGAGTCCTACTGGGTGGTGGACTTGATGACGCGCTACCAATTCACGAAAAACCTGTCGACCACGCTGAACCTCAATAACGTGTTCGATAAGCCGTATTACACCAACGTAGGCTTCTACAACTCCGCCATCTACGGCGCACCGCGTCACTTCATGCTGACCACGCGCTGGGACTTCTGA
- a CDS encoding FecR family protein, translating into MIDRADTPDAIRKQATDWFTLRDETVRNPITRQRFEQWRDADPRHATAYAELAAMWESRAFEQALKNLASDLELPPAPQAATHRKTRFMAAAAAVLITLGIGWMTDVPMRLQADHMTDVAQLERFDLEDGSHIVLGSRSAISIAFDGAHRRIKLLRGELYVEAAHDSERPLSIETAEASVTVVGTQFSVSQRDGGVTVAVRQGQVRFANRKGEQSLLQAGNWQQLLGGHLQPLSLEGGEQQMAWINGRLSFQNAPLAQVLSEIRRYYPSPILLLNDTAAGERVSGNYQLDDPQAIVQALSRVTSTHIQRLPGGILIIR; encoded by the coding sequence ATGATTGATCGCGCCGACACCCCCGATGCCATACGTAAGCAGGCGACCGACTGGTTCACCCTGCGCGATGAGACGGTGCGCAACCCCATCACCCGCCAGCGCTTTGAGCAGTGGCGTGATGCGGATCCCCGGCACGCCACGGCGTATGCGGAACTGGCCGCGATGTGGGAAAGCCGCGCCTTCGAGCAAGCCTTGAAAAACCTCGCCAGCGACCTGGAATTGCCCCCTGCCCCGCAAGCCGCCACGCACCGCAAGACACGCTTCATGGCTGCCGCCGCTGCCGTGTTGATCACGCTGGGCATCGGCTGGATGACCGATGTGCCGATGCGCCTGCAGGCTGACCACATGACCGACGTTGCGCAGTTGGAACGCTTTGACCTGGAGGACGGCTCGCACATCGTGCTGGGCAGCCGCAGCGCAATCAGCATCGCTTTCGACGGCGCTCATCGCCGCATCAAGCTGCTGCGTGGCGAGCTCTACGTCGAAGCCGCACACGACTCAGAGCGCCCTCTTAGCATCGAAACCGCCGAGGCCAGCGTGACCGTAGTCGGCACGCAATTCAGCGTCAGCCAGCGCGACGGGGGCGTCACCGTCGCCGTGCGACAAGGCCAGGTGCGCTTCGCCAACCGCAAGGGCGAACAGAGCCTGTTGCAGGCGGGCAACTGGCAACAGTTGCTGGGTGGGCATCTGCAACCGCTTTCCCTGGAAGGTGGCGAACAGCAGATGGCCTGGATCAACGGACGGCTGTCGTTCCAGAACGCGCCGCTGGCACAGGTGTTGTCAGAGATCCGTCGCTATTACCCCTCACCGATCCTGCTATTGAACGATACCGCTGCCGGTGAGCGGGTCAGCGGCAATTACCAATTGGATGACCCCCAGGCGATCGTGCAGGCGTTGAGTAGAGTCACTTCCACCCACATCCAGCGCCTGCCGGGTGGCATCCTGATTATTCGCTGA
- a CDS encoding RNA polymerase sigma factor — METGTPGDQEKLSAVFIGQRSALIRMLSRVVGCSSQAEDLAQETYLKVAKALYARPIEHLKPFLYQTAQYLAFDHLRSVRSKRRYECHLAESLVVEVPTTAPGPESQAQGQQQLLQFQQVLATLPKRQQQILVLHRLHDLSQSEIAQRLQVSLSTVEKDLRQALTACVKQTTDHD; from the coding sequence ATGGAGACAGGGACGCCAGGGGATCAGGAAAAACTCAGCGCCGTTTTTATCGGGCAGCGCAGTGCGTTAATCCGTATGCTGTCGCGCGTCGTCGGCTGTTCGAGCCAGGCGGAGGACCTGGCCCAGGAAACCTACCTGAAGGTGGCGAAAGCGCTGTACGCTCGCCCTATCGAACACTTGAAGCCGTTTCTTTATCAAACTGCGCAGTACCTGGCTTTTGATCATCTGCGCAGTGTGCGCAGTAAAAGGCGCTATGAGTGCCATCTGGCCGAAAGCCTGGTTGTCGAGGTGCCCACCACGGCACCCGGTCCGGAGAGCCAGGCCCAGGGCCAACAACAACTGCTGCAGTTTCAACAGGTGCTCGCTACCTTGCCCAAACGCCAGCAACAAATCCTGGTATTGCATCGATTGCATGACCTGTCCCAAAGCGAAATCGCCCAACGCCTGCAGGTGTCGTTGAGCACGGTGGAAAAAGATCTGCGCCAAGCCCTCACTGCCTGCGTCAAGCAAACGACCGACCATGATTGA
- a CDS encoding EamA family transporter — protein MSLDVFAIIMLGAALHATWNAVVKGGDNKLLTTCMIASIASLIASTVIPFLELPAKESWPFIGASVILQVVYFVLVASTYRIADMSQTYPIMRGTAPLLVATASVGLLSESLSSFAWLGIAIICIGILSMAAAPSIGQRKGMLLALVNAAVIAGYTLIDGVGVRKSGAPAAYTLWIFLLTGIALAVWAFAVRRREFCRYLARHWRPGVIGGFGTVVSYGLALWAMTAAPIATVSALRETSILFGVVISALVLKEQLTRRRIMAACIIASGAMVLRLG, from the coding sequence ATGAGCCTTGATGTGTTCGCAATCATCATGCTGGGCGCGGCGTTGCACGCGACTTGGAATGCCGTGGTCAAGGGCGGTGACAACAAGCTGCTGACCACCTGCATGATCGCGTCCATTGCATCGCTGATCGCATCGACGGTCATTCCGTTTCTAGAGCTGCCGGCCAAGGAAAGTTGGCCCTTCATCGGCGCGTCGGTGATTTTGCAGGTGGTGTATTTCGTGCTGGTCGCCTCGACTTACCGCATTGCCGACATGAGCCAGACCTACCCGATCATGCGCGGTACCGCGCCGTTGCTGGTGGCGACAGCGAGCGTGGGACTGTTGTCCGAATCCTTGTCCTCATTTGCCTGGCTCGGCATTGCCATCATCTGCATCGGCATTTTGAGCATGGCTGCCGCCCCCAGCATCGGTCAGCGAAAAGGGATGCTCCTGGCGCTGGTCAACGCGGCGGTCATCGCCGGCTACACCCTTATCGACGGTGTGGGTGTGCGCAAATCCGGCGCCCCGGCGGCCTATACGCTGTGGATATTCCTGCTCACCGGCATCGCGCTTGCCGTATGGGCATTTGCCGTCAGGCGGCGCGAATTCTGCCGCTATCTGGCGCGCCACTGGCGCCCAGGTGTTATCGGTGGCTTCGGCACCGTCGTGTCCTACGGCCTGGCGCTTTGGGCAATGACGGCGGCACCGATCGCCACGGTTTCGGCGCTCAGGGAGACGTCGATCCTGTTTGGCGTGGTGATCTCGGCACTGGTGCTCAAAGAGCAACTGACCCGCCGCCGCATCATGGCTGCGTGCATCATTGCCAGTGGAGCTATGGTGTTGCGGCTGGGCTGA
- a CDS encoding transporter — MTQAFSSVARRTGHVSKAGTHSPLSCMNKVLALACLPMVTMVPMTARAIDVDIGDFVPAPEGTTAGLLYLQHAERNKLYAQGRQTARDPRLVSDVGIGRLVHYTTIGGLTVGPQILVPFGRLDAGRDTSALGKTSGVGDIILAAPIWLINDSASRTYLAIAPYLYLPTGSYSHDRPLNLGENRWKFDLQVGFVKGLTDNWYVDLTGDVMFHGKNDNYGAAGDTLKQKQLYQGQGYLRYQFTPGANAFVGLSQTWGGETRVNGVDSDDEARQRKISVGGSYFIRPKTQVLVALGRDLEVENGFKESARINVRLLQVF, encoded by the coding sequence ATGACCCAAGCATTCTCCAGCGTCGCCCGCAGGACCGGCCACGTGTCAAAGGCCGGTACCCACTCGCCCCTGAGCTGCATGAACAAGGTATTGGCCTTGGCCTGTCTACCGATGGTCACGATGGTGCCGATGACCGCGCGCGCCATCGATGTGGACATCGGTGATTTCGTCCCGGCGCCGGAGGGTACGACGGCGGGGTTGCTGTACCTGCAGCATGCCGAGCGCAACAAACTCTATGCCCAGGGACGGCAGACGGCGCGGGATCCTCGGCTGGTCTCGGATGTCGGTATCGGGAGGCTGGTGCACTACACCACGATTGGCGGGCTGACGGTAGGCCCCCAGATCCTGGTACCGTTTGGCCGGCTGGATGCCGGGCGCGACACGAGTGCACTGGGCAAGACCAGCGGGGTAGGTGACATTATCCTGGCCGCACCAATCTGGTTGATCAACGACTCAGCGTCTCGCACCTATCTAGCCATAGCGCCCTATCTGTACCTTCCAACGGGTAGCTATAGCCACGACCGCCCGCTCAATCTGGGTGAGAACCGCTGGAAATTTGATTTACAGGTAGGTTTCGTCAAAGGGCTGACCGACAATTGGTATGTCGATTTGACCGGCGACGTCATGTTCCACGGCAAGAACGACAACTACGGCGCTGCCGGCGACACGCTCAAACAGAAACAGCTCTACCAGGGGCAGGGATATTTGCGTTACCAGTTCACGCCCGGAGCCAACGCTTTCGTCGGCCTGTCGCAGACCTGGGGCGGTGAGACCCGAGTCAATGGCGTTGACAGCGACGACGAGGCTCGGCAACGAAAAATCAGCGTGGGTGGCAGTTACTTCATCCGCCCGAAGACGCAGGTGCTGGTGGCGCTCGGGCGCGACCTTGAGGTGGAAAATGGCTTCAAGGAAAGCGCCCGCATCAACGTTCGACTGTTGCAGGTGTTCTGA
- a CDS encoding acyl-CoA dehydrogenase family protein: MAIDFQLTESQKALQASARTFATEVLSKVAPTIAPIARPEDRFYATRPFYDAMVDAGFIKALLPASFGGSALTTLDFALAAEELAAADVNLPSALLGTGLGLHAVLHHGTEEQKRRFLPDFVEDGSRLAALAFTEVTGGANYDSSDPSAGVQTFARLEGDEWVINGAKHYTTNSTGWDGKGAHLYSVICRTDAALPPQQSLAVIMVPGSAQGIEIAGFLDTVGHRATISPRIHFNNVRVPAANIVGKPGDGIAMVEDAFSWTAALIGAACVGVMRAAFDVALKFARTDKRSGTVPVIEHQNVGFMLADIKMRIEAARYLTWKACHQLDITQGRSRELAIITKVHCSELCVQAVYDAMRVVGVDAYTDLYPLAGLMQDALCFPLYDGGNVGVRRRQLHALLRSPAYDAMAGAEARN, from the coding sequence ATGGCTATCGATTTCCAGCTCACCGAATCACAGAAGGCTTTACAGGCAAGCGCGCGAACCTTCGCCACCGAAGTCCTCAGCAAGGTCGCCCCCACCATCGCCCCAATCGCGCGACCGGAAGACCGGTTCTACGCCACGCGGCCGTTCTACGATGCCATGGTCGACGCCGGCTTCATCAAGGCGTTGCTGCCCGCCTCGTTCGGCGGCAGCGCCCTGACCACGCTGGATTTTGCCTTGGCTGCCGAAGAACTCGCCGCCGCCGACGTCAACTTGCCTTCGGCCTTGCTGGGCACCGGCCTGGGTTTGCACGCGGTGCTGCACCACGGCACCGAGGAGCAGAAGCGCCGCTTCCTGCCGGACTTCGTCGAAGATGGCTCGCGCCTGGCCGCCCTGGCCTTCACTGAGGTCACCGGCGGCGCTAACTACGACAGCTCCGACCCCTCCGCCGGTGTGCAGACATTCGCCCGCCTCGAAGGCGACGAATGGGTCATCAACGGCGCAAAGCACTACACCACCAACAGCACCGGTTGGGACGGCAAGGGCGCGCACCTGTACAGCGTCATATGCCGCACCGATGCGGCCCTGCCGCCGCAGCAATCGCTGGCGGTCATCATGGTGCCCGGCAGCGCCCAGGGCATCGAGATCGCGGGCTTTCTCGATACCGTCGGCCATCGCGCGACGATCTCGCCGCGCATCCATTTCAACAATGTGCGCGTGCCGGCGGCCAATATTGTGGGCAAGCCGGGCGATGGCATTGCCATGGTGGAAGATGCCTTCTCCTGGACTGCGGCGCTCATCGGCGCGGCCTGCGTAGGTGTGATGCGCGCGGCCTTCGACGTCGCCTTGAAGTTTGCCCGCACCGACAAGCGCTCCGGCACGGTGCCTGTGATTGAGCACCAGAACGTTGGCTTCATGCTGGCCGATATCAAGATGCGCATCGAGGCCGCGCGCTACCTGACCTGGAAAGCCTGTCACCAGCTCGATATCACCCAGGGACGCAGCCGCGAACTGGCCATCATCACCAAGGTTCACTGTTCGGAACTGTGCGTTCAGGCTGTCTACGATGCCATGCGCGTTGTCGGTGTCGATGCCTATACCGACCTCTACCCGTTGGCCGGCCTGATGCAGGACGCGCTGTGTTTTCCCCTGTACGACGGCGGCAACGTGGGGGTCCGCCGCCGGCAACTCCATGCGCTGCTGCGCTCGCCGGCCTACGACGCCATGGCCGGCGCAGAGGCACGCAATTGA
- a CDS encoding helix-turn-helix domain-containing protein, translated as MQIWTTEACVQRERFSYWREVLCEAFVSLNPILKQEPAGSDFTGEVSSRPLSMSAQTRVFSRAQFVQRRWDEIRRNPVEFCFANFQLEGSCVVRQDGQETLVMPGDFSVVDSTRPYFLDFREDWRVLSFPIPREQLVSRLAAPRQATARCVSGLIRELRLRHSARDLCSSGHPGVLAVALRWGFNDASHFSRLFKQRFGISPRGLAASVEGEAKPGTNSCGSVQDLLIR; from the coding sequence ATGCAAATCTGGACTACCGAAGCGTGCGTGCAGCGCGAAAGATTCAGCTACTGGCGTGAGGTCCTCTGCGAAGCCTTCGTCTCGCTCAATCCCATCCTCAAGCAAGAGCCTGCAGGATCGGACTTCACGGGCGAGGTGAGCTCCCGGCCCCTTTCCATGAGCGCGCAGACCCGCGTGTTTTCCCGTGCGCAGTTCGTCCAACGACGTTGGGATGAAATCCGCCGCAACCCGGTCGAGTTCTGCTTCGCGAACTTCCAGTTGGAAGGGTCATGCGTGGTCCGTCAGGATGGGCAGGAGACACTGGTGATGCCCGGTGACTTCTCCGTCGTGGACTCCACGCGTCCCTACTTTCTCGATTTCAGGGAAGATTGGCGCGTGCTGTCATTCCCTATACCCAGGGAGCAACTGGTGTCCAGGCTCGCGGCACCGCGCCAGGCGACAGCGCGCTGCGTCAGTGGCCTGATCCGGGAGCTGCGCTTGCGGCACAGCGCGCGCGATCTCTGCAGTTCCGGCCATCCTGGCGTGCTCGCCGTAGCGCTGCGCTGGGGATTTAACGATGCCTCGCATTTCTCCCGGTTGTTCAAGCAACGGTTCGGGATCTCCCCACGCGGACTCGCAGCCAGCGTCGAAGGTGAAGCCAAACCAGGAACGAACAGTTGTGGATCGGTCCAGGATCTTCTGATCAGGTGA
- a CDS encoding energy-coupling factor ABC transporter permease, translated as MHIEPGLVEAGKLWLSYVTAASVGTYTVKLVADAIGERGAVSLVVRAAAATALVFGFFELLPHHPVGVSEVHLILGSTLFLLFGAAPAAVGLALGLLIQGLFFAPFDLPQYGMNVTTLLVPLLAVAALARRIIAPNTPYVDLGYRQALGLSTAFQSGIVAWVAFWAFYGKGFTAENALSVLTFGSAYMTVVILEPLLDLAVLAGAKATHRLRNSRLVERRLYQTA; from the coding sequence ATGCATATCGAACCTGGCCTCGTGGAAGCCGGAAAACTCTGGCTGAGCTATGTTACCGCCGCAAGCGTCGGCACCTACACCGTCAAACTCGTTGCGGACGCCATTGGCGAACGAGGTGCCGTCTCGCTGGTAGTTCGCGCCGCCGCCGCCACGGCGCTGGTGTTTGGCTTCTTTGAACTGCTACCGCATCATCCGGTTGGCGTCTCGGAGGTGCATCTCATACTCGGCTCGACGCTGTTCCTGTTGTTCGGTGCAGCACCTGCAGCAGTAGGTCTCGCTTTGGGGCTGTTAATCCAGGGTCTGTTCTTCGCCCCATTCGACCTGCCGCAGTACGGCATGAACGTCACCACCCTTTTGGTACCGCTGTTGGCAGTTGCTGCCCTGGCGCGGCGTATCATCGCGCCAAACACGCCCTATGTTGATCTGGGCTATCGCCAGGCACTGGGCCTGTCGACGGCCTTCCAGTCAGGCATCGTCGCCTGGGTTGCCTTCTGGGCCTTCTACGGGAAGGGCTTCACGGCAGAGAACGCACTGTCAGTCCTGACCTTCGGCAGTGCCTACATGACCGTCGTCATCCTCGAACCGCTGTTGGACCTGGCCGTGCTGGCCGGTGCCAAGGCAACGCATCGCCTGCGTAACAGCAGGCTGGTCGAGCGCCGTCTGTACCAGACCGCCTGA
- a CDS encoding nitrile hydratase accessory protein has protein sequence MNTSMRHDYKAVGLPLDDEGPVFDKPWQAQAFSLLVHLHQAGVFPWKDWVQVFSEEIKAAPAQPGEGVNDAYYRQWITAMERMVTTLGLTGMEDIVQRGEEWRQAYLNTPHGQPVVLLNASCPPAHGHTGEHLPHREPVAISRASN, from the coding sequence ATGAACACGAGCATGCGCCACGACTACAAGGCCGTCGGCCTCCCTCTCGACGATGAAGGCCCGGTGTTCGACAAGCCTTGGCAGGCTCAGGCTTTTTCCCTGCTGGTGCACTTGCACCAAGCCGGCGTGTTCCCCTGGAAGGACTGGGTGCAGGTATTCAGCGAAGAGATCAAGGCCGCCCCGGCGCAACCCGGAGAAGGCGTCAATGACGCCTATTACCGGCAATGGATCACGGCCATGGAAAGAATGGTCACCACCCTTGGCCTGACCGGGATGGAGGACATCGTCCAGCGGGGCGAGGAATGGAGGCAGGCCTACCTGAATACTCCCCATGGACAACCGGTGGTTTTGCTCAATGCAAGTTGTCCACCGGCCCACGGGCACACCGGTGAGCATCTGCCGCATCGCGAGCCCGTGGCGATCAGCCGAGCCTCTAACTGA
- the nthB gene encoding nitrile hydratase subunit beta: MNGIHDLGGMHGFGPVLTEEHEPIFHHDWERRVFPLFASLFVGGYFNVDEFRHAIERMKPAEYLQSSYYEHWLYAFETLLTEKGVISAAELQGTAKPTPPTQPVTVLTPDIVDAVVLGGASSRAKEDVPGQFRVGDRVRTKCLNPTNHTRLPRYARGKVGTIVIAHGAFATPDTMAHGLGEQPQQVYAVRFSAEELWGVRRPDSVCIDLWDNYLEAV, translated from the coding sequence ATGAATGGTATACACGACCTGGGCGGCATGCATGGTTTCGGCCCAGTGCTCACGGAAGAGCACGAACCCATCTTCCATCATGATTGGGAGCGCAGGGTTTTTCCGCTCTTCGCCTCGCTCTTCGTCGGCGGGTACTTCAACGTGGACGAATTCCGCCACGCCATCGAACGCATGAAGCCGGCCGAATACCTGCAGTCGAGCTACTACGAGCACTGGCTGTACGCCTTCGAGACCCTGCTGACAGAAAAGGGCGTCATCAGCGCCGCCGAACTGCAGGGTACGGCCAAACCTACCCCACCGACACAGCCCGTCACGGTGTTAACACCGGACATCGTCGACGCCGTAGTGCTCGGCGGCGCCTCGTCGCGGGCAAAAGAAGATGTCCCCGGCCAATTCCGAGTCGGTGACCGGGTGCGAACGAAGTGCCTCAACCCAACCAATCACACCCGGCTGCCACGCTACGCGCGCGGTAAGGTCGGCACAATCGTGATTGCACATGGCGCGTTCGCTACCCCGGACACGATGGCCCATGGTTTGGGCGAACAGCCGCAGCAGGTCTATGCCGTACGCTTCAGTGCCGAAGAATTGTGGGGAGTACGGCGACCGGACAGTGTGTGCATCGACCTATGGGACAACTACCTGGAGGCCGTATGA